In Primulina huaijiensis isolate GDHJ02 chromosome 16, ASM1229523v2, whole genome shotgun sequence, a single genomic region encodes these proteins:
- the LOC140961926 gene encoding uncharacterized protein — MASVCFAVFLAVLLAFQFSAATAIFHSFWPPFFGNACQENLCGRGNCTVSKNGAFGYECICDKGWRQAFTEEDDDLKFLPCVIPNCTLNYTCATTPSPVQNRSVKAKSIFDPCFWTDCGGGTCNQTSPFTFACECEEGYYNLLNSTAFPCYKQCSIGGNCQNLGLNFNTPSSSSGTSPSTNLDEQSTSHATTLNTRVDFTWSITMVTSFALVVWKHN, encoded by the exons ATGGCTTCGGTTTGCTTCGCTGTTTTTCTTGCAGTTTTACTAGCTTTCCAATTCTCTGCTGCCACTGCCATCTTTCATTCATTCTGGCCACCTTTCTTTG GCAATGCATGCCAAGAAAATTTGTGTGGGAGAGGAAACTGTACGGTTTCGAAAAATGGCGCTTTCGGGTACGAGTGTATATGCGACAAGGGATGGAGACAAGCTTTTACTGAAGAAGATGACGACTTAAAATTCTTGCCTTGTGTGATTCCCAATT GTACACTAAACTACACCTGTGCAACTACTCCTTCCCCAGTGCAGAACAGAAGCgtgaaagctaaatctattttCGATC CTTGCTTCTGGACTGATTGTGGAGGTGGTACCTGCAACCAGACCTCGCCGTTCACATTCGCTTGCGAATGTGAAGAGGGTTACTATAATCTGCTCAATTCCACAGCATTTCCATGCTACAAACAAT GTTCGATAGGAGGAAACTGTcagaatctcggactcaactttaaCACACCATCAAGTTCTTCAGGCACTTCTCCATCAACTAATTTGGACGAACAGAGTACAAGTCATG CGACTACGTTAAACACGAGAGTTGATTTTACTTGGTCAATTACAATGGTGACAAGTTTTGCTCTGGTTGTGTGGAAGCATAATTAG
- the LOC140961925 gene encoding protein SLOW GREEN 1, chloroplastic-like yields MNSTFIRSNPMPPKLHDSSITTDLHPPHKLLSHSMTKKFTVKASCSGSVPPSDPPKSSIFSLKSAAAAVVFAAAAWGSFPFLHSKADILSPPAGVTEEFAESGSGEEETIEGKKGPSTNSPLAQLLESNSEAIDALKSLLQQKLEAGEDEEGLAILRQLSYAQPENLEWKFLMARVLNELGKIQEARDALEEILTKDPLSYEALFENALLMDKSGEGDAVMRRLEDALTFAETGNKTKEARDVKLIMAQMQFLQKNVDKALLTYDEILKEDPNDFRPYFCKGMIFSLLDKNVEAREEFAKYRELSPKKFEVEGYLRTPLSRMKLFGTDEGN; encoded by the coding sequence ATGAATTCTACCTTCATTCGTTCCAATCCAATGCCCCCTAAGCTTCACGATTCTTCCATTACCACCGATCTTCATCCGCCGCACAAGCTTCTTTCACACTCTATGACCAAGAAATTCACGGTTAAAGCAAGTTGTAGTGGTTCCGTGCCACCATCTGATCCTCCCAAGTCCTCCATTTTCAGCCTCAAAAGCGCCGCCGCAGCAGTTGTCTTCGCCGCTGCCGCCTGGGGTAGCTTCCCATTTTTGCATTCCAAAGCAGATATTTTGTCGCCGCCGGCGGGTGTAACCGAAGAGTTCGCTGAATCGGGTTCTGGGGAGGAAGAAACGATTGAAGGAAAGAAAGGTCCTTCAACAAATTCTCCTCTGGCCCAGTTGTTGGAATCCAATTCGGAAGCCATTGACGCGTTGAAATCGCTTCTCCAGCAGAAACTGGAAGCTGGCGAGGATGAGGAGGGTTTGGCTATTTTGAGACAACTATCCTACGCTCAGCCTGAAAATCTTGAATGGAAGTTCCTGATGGCTAGAGTTTTGAACGAGTTGGGAAAAATTCAAGAAGCCCGCGATGCCCTCGAGGAGATTTTGACGAAAGACCCATTGTCTTATGAGGCTTTGTTCGAAAACGCGTTGTTGATGGATAAGTCGGGAGAAGGGGATGCGGTGATGCGGAGATTGGAGGACGCATTGACCTTTGCTGAGACGGGGAACAAGACGAAGGAAGCTAGGGATGTGAAGTTGATAATGGCGCAAATGCAGTTCTTGCAAAAGAATGTGGATAAGGCGTTGCTAACTTACGATGAGATTTTGAAAGAGGATCCAAATGATTTTCGGCCTTATTTCTGTAAAGGGATGATTTTTAGTTTGCTGGATAAGAATGTAGAGGCTAGGGAGGAGTTTGCTAAGTATCGTGAGCTTTCACCTAAGAAATTTGAGGTGGAAGGGTATTTGAGGACGCCATTGTCACGTATGAAGCTCTTTGGGACCGATGAGGGAAATTGA